The segment GATTACtagacagaagcagcagcagtaatAGTTTGCTTGACAGCTGATAGTTTAAAATTACTGGATTTGTTTGCAGACAATTACAGAATGCTACCACTTCAAATTCAAGTACACCCACAATGGGCCACTCCTGGATTTCAGCAGGTACTGTCACTGTGACTTTATTCTGCTCTGTGGTTTTACAGTCCATTTGCATATACCTGAATGTAAAAACATTGGATTTTTATcagtttggtgtttctttttttaattctggatTTTAAGACTAATTTTATGAACATTTACTATTAGCTTAGACTTAATCTGACAAAATGATTCATTGTATTTTAtgctcatatttttaaatatctactCAGAAGATGATTCTTTGTGTCAGAGTCCAATACTCTGACCAGGTTCTTTAAGATACTTCATGCGTGGAGGGTGAAGTGTTTAATAACAGATTTATTTATCTGAAGATACTTGATGTTACACAGGATTTCTCAATTAGCAGAGATGGTAGCTCTTGCAATACACAGTTCAAACATGGTACCAGTGTGATTCCCATTGCTGCTCTGGATAATATGCTCATGAGACACTGGGCATCCGCAATCATGGGGAAGGAATATGTGGGCTGAAGCCAGCTCCAGCCCATTGCTCTTTTCGGAGTTCTTTTGCTAGTTGTTTAGTTTTTATACTCTTTGGGCTTGGCCGCATACTCACTCCCCCATACTAGTCTGGCAAGGAGACATTCACATGCTTTTGCTGAACTTGAGTAGAAACATTTACACCACCAGCCGATCCACTCCCCTGACACAGCTATTTCTCTAAAATGAAGACCGTGCTCAAGTCCCTTGTGTGTTGAGATAGTCAGCCACAGCTGTGGTCAGTGACACCCCACGTTATTCCCTGAGCTTCATGGACATATCACCCTTGCCTGTCTCCACTGAGCCTTCTTCCATCGTAGGGATTTATTGGGCAGTCACAACTGCAAGGAAATGGCTTCTTTTAAGGCCAGTAACGGAAATAGAGCAAGTTCATATGCAACAAACTTTTCTCAGCTTTCCTCCtgcataaaatgctttttaaattaaaaaagaaaaaaaaggctgcagtgCTGCAGACCTGGATCCCTTGGGCTGAGATTAGTTACCTCTGAAAGAGATTGTAAGTCATATAAAAAACACTGGTGGAAAGGGATGTGACTTGCCCACACCAGGTTGCCTTAGTGTATTAGCATAAATTCATGCCAGATGAATTTGAAAATGCAAGGCATGAGCCTGCTTCTCTGACACCCTGGGAAGGAGATGACCATCTGCAGAGGGGTGGGATGTTTGAAACCATCGCAGTTAAGGGTGTGCTTCCAAAAGATGGGGGTTACCCAATGAAATAGCTGACAGTTGCTTGCCTTGTGCTGGCTCTTCAGGTCCTCAGGTGCCTCTAAGCTGTgtggctgtgaggagcaggggagTAGAGGGAGAGCACTTTTAGCGGCAGTAAGGTAGGATTTGGGTCAGCTGGTCATAGAACAGAAGCATGGAAATGTCACAGCTGGGTGCCAAGAGTCACTTAGGCACACATTTTCTTGTAACCCTTCTTGTCAAAGTCAATAGTGTTACTTGTTTTATTTAAGGGATTGGGGAATTGGGGCTTTCCAAAgtacctattttttttcttctttcagattgGGTATTTTTTAAGCATTGTGTAATGTAAAATACAGTAGTCAGTCACAGCTGCTGAACCATAACACTTTCATGATGTCCCTGCCTGGGTGTTTGATCTTCCCAGAGGCAGAGAACACACAGGTCGTTTAGTTCTAGGAATTGCAGTGCTTGTAATCACACACCTTAGGAGTAAATGTGATGTCTGCTTGTGGCCTTCATAGAGTCTGTTAAACAGTCCTGTATCTTAATACTAGAAACAGCTTactctgtgtaaaaaaaaaaaaaaaaaaaaaaaaaaaaaaataatctgaatactTTGTCCATTTTTAGTAAGGATAAAAGGAATGATTCCACAATCACCTGTGCAGACACCAAGAAAGCAAGTATCCTCCTCATTCGCAAGATTTACGTTCTGATGCAAAACCTTGGTCCGTTACCAAATGATGTTTGCCTGACTATGAAGCTGTTTTATTATGATGAAGGTAGTATTTCCATATTACCTTGATTTATCAACTGTGTTCAGACATTGGAAAAcaattcaaagaaatattttcatgtataaTCTTTATGGCTGCTGAGACTTGTTAAATGATGGCATTTCGCCTGTGTCTGTTTCTCACAATCATTTCTAAAATCCAAGGGGGATGGATTTGATCTCACTGTAGGAACACAATCGTGTCATTAACTTCATTGGAGCAAGGATTTCCATGTGTTTTAAACAACTTGAGTTTTCCTCAGTATGTTAGGATGTAACATCTCTGCCAGACTAATTCTGGTTTGGATGACTATTTAAATGTCTAGCTCTGCTTTCAGAATGTATTATTGCTTTATAACGAAAAATCAGAGCTTCTAGCTTGTCTCTGCATGTATAAACTGTTTCAAATAGCTTTAATTGAGTTTTGTCTCTTGTGTAGGGGAAGAACTTAATCTGAATACAAGTTGAATATTGATTATTCCCCTCctcacacaattttttttaatagccctTTGTATTTAAAGGGGAAGAGTGTCTTTTTGCTGCACAAGTTAAGATTAATTTTACAAGAATGTGTTTCGTTCTAACACTTTTAATGAACTCTTTTCTGCAGTTACTCCGTCTGACTACCAACCTCCTGGTTTTAAGGAGGGTGAATGTGAGGGGATGATATTTGAGGGGGAGCCTCTGTATCTGAATGTGGGTGAAGTGCCAACACCTTTTCATATGCTGAAAGTGAAAGTTACAACTGAAAAACAACGAATGGAAAATATTGATAAAAGCTTCCTAAAGCATGGAGAGACAAATGTGCCTCTCCAGGTGCTCAGAGTGGACAGAGATGATCCAGAAGAAGAGAACCAGGACATGAACGTAAGAGCGCAAATGTTGTGTAGCTTGTTGACATTTTTTGTGATTTATAATCTAGAAAAGGGCCATTAATTGTTTTACTGAATGTCGTACTATagcattaataaaataattgtgtttCCAGATATATTTAAGCAAGACAGTATGTCTTCAggacatttttgcttttattttcctgctccGGTTAGCGATCTGTCATTGTTCCAGCAGTACTGAACAAGGGCATCAGCACAATGCCTGTCCGCAGCCACAGCGCTGGCAGTCGTGTCTCTGAGACCggagaggagcagcagggtgAGAAGCAGAGAGGCACCTCCATGCTGTGGGTGCAGGTGCTGTTTGTTCAGCTCCACACACGGGTGAAACCTCCCAGGAGCTGTCACACACCAGTCCCAAGCAAGCTGCTGTGGCCAGCCAGTACTGACTGGCCATAAATTTGCTCTGGGATCCTCTTGTGCAGCATACAGCTCGGGATGCCACGGCTAAAGTTAAAACAAACTCAGCTCTGTCTGAGCTGTTTTCCCCTGGGGAAATCTGCCTAGAAAAAAGCCCAAAGTGAAGCTTGCTGAAGGCATGAGTGCGTGACAGGCTTATGCATCCCGCTGCTGATGCGAGAGCGCCCGAGGTGGCTCTTGGGACTGTGCTTGGCTTCAAGCAGTTGGAGGCATACATTTCTGGGGTCAGTGGAGGCAGGCAGCAGATACCTTCAGTCATGTTAGAATGTGCAGATATGTGTGCTGATCTAGACTGTCCATAGGTGAGGAGAACTGGGAGCTTCAGGGCTTTTGGCCCCTCCTCCTCAATCAGCATTGCTAGGGAGGCCTGTAGGTGATGAGATGAAAATAAACTGCTTGGCTCTCTAAATCTGCATATGCCTCCAAATTGCTGTTTCGTAGGCAATAGGAAGGCAGTAATTGATGCACTGATAGTATTCTTTCAATAGCTATTGTTccaattttagtatttttttacagatgtttttcttgGTAGTTGAATTAAATGTGTGCTTGCACTAACAATTAAGTAATGCTGAGCCAGATTCAGTTATTGCAGTGCAGTTTGTTCCACTGAGAATCCATCCAATAAGCTCTGGCCCTAAGCATCTGACTATAAACCCTCTTCCTTATTTGTCTGCAGTAAGTGATAGACCTTTTTCTTAATCTAGGAAGATCCTGTCTTGGATAATGAAGTAGAAGATAGGAATAATGTAAATATTGCAGAAGCTCAAGGTAACATTTATGTGTACTTTTCGAGTCTCTTCAGCTTGTGCCTCTTTTTCATGATGTTACTAAAACAAAAACTCGGTTTGCTGATGTAGACCACTATATTCAAATTTACATTGTATTTTCTTCACATACATTGCTATGCCTTTATTTCCTGTTGTGGCTTTGTTCTGGGAAACACTTGGTTAACAAATGCACTTTTTCATGTTTCTATtctaaaattctgatttttctgttccatttatCAGATAAGCTAAATCTAATGGGTTATATATTTAGAAGTAAattttgttgtttggtttctCTATTATTGTTATGTTTTTAGTAATATATTTCCACGTAAAGCTTGCAGAGGTATGTGCTCTTGAGTTCACTATTGCAGACttgggaagcaaaaaaaaaagtccaggtCTGTTTTTGTTTAAATCACAGCTGTTTGGACTGTAGTGGCTGAAGCTGTGAGGATAAAGTTTAGCAGAAATACCATTTTTAGGCACCTTTTTTCCTTAAGCTCTGACCATGGTCTGATTCTGCAGTCCATACATGCTTCAGTCTGTGTGCTTGTGGAGGAATCGAGACCGTCAAGGTTTGTGTACGCAGAAGAGTTTTTATATTGTGGTAGACTGAATGATACACGTGTAAAAATACCCATCGTGTGATGCATGTTCTTCTGTGCAGAGGAAGCTGTTTATTACTGTGGTTTGCTATTCCTGATACAATCAGCAACTTCATCACCAAATATGTTTTCTGAATGACTGTATGGTTATGTCTGTGCTGCTGGCTGTTTTAGTGCCTCTTCCAGCTGCTTGCTTTCACAGCTTTGGACCTGTGTGCCCTTTTCTATTGCTGTGTACATGGAGCATTTTGATAATTGCAAGTGAACTTCTTGAACTTTAGTTTTAATAGGTACAAGGTCTAGCAAAGCATTTAGTATGGATCTCAGCAAACTGAGTTTCCTCAAGTAAAATCCTAACACTGTAAAATCTGTCAATGTAAAACTACACAAACAATGGGAGTAgcagtaaaaaataaattccaggtGGAAGCCTATAAGGCACTTCTCAAGAAGGTACCATAAAcatttacttctgttttatttaaaaaaaagaattcatatAACAATTTCAGTAAGCAATTAACCGAGTTCTGCAGCAAGTATAAATGGGATCTTATGTTTTGGAAGCACTCTGAGGACCCTTAACACTGCAAGGCAAAGCTGCCTTCTCCCTTGTTCAGATAAAATTATGCCCTTCCTGCTGTGCAGGACATTAGGAAGTACTTGCTCATCCTTTCTGATGAAAAACAGCAGCACCTGCCTTGTATTTTTCTTAGCCTTTATAAATAGACAGTTTTTTGCACTGTTTGCTTGCAATCATATAAATGTCCTCCACTGTAAGCTCTAAATGCAGAAGTGCCAATAAAATAACTGTCCTGGCTACACCAGCCTGATTGCATCTGCTACCAGAAATATGCCCTGGAAGCACTCCATtgttttgtggtggggttttttttgttgttttttttttttttttttttttttttgtaatcagtTCTTCAAGATGTGGACCCAGCCTGTTGTCAATTCAAAACATGAGACAGCAAGCTCTGTCCTCAGGGATCTCTGAGAGCAGCTTCCCTTTAAGATTTTAGAGAAACTAGGAGGGAAAGTAGAGGATGATTTATCTTTAGATTCCCCAAGAAAGCCCGGGGGCTCAAAGACCTGAACTTTGCTACCAAACAAACTGAAGAATGAATTGCTGCTTGTTTATCTGCTCATCTTGGAGAGGCCATATAGGGAGCATCCAGACAATACTGGTACCCATCTGCTGTACATAAAGCATTTCAAACAGAGCAGAGAAAGATCAAAAGAGGAAATAAGTGCCCCATTTGGAAGTACAAGTAGAGATGGTGCAGACAAGTATGCTCAGAAATGCTCTGATATGCTGATGTGAAATAGGATAGCTAAAGGAACACAGTTCCCAAGACTGTCAAATAGAAAACTAAGCTTTATGACCAAAAGTGTGTGGGGGGAATTCCTTTATTTGGATGAGAGCCtatgtaaaatgttttttttccgtAGCAGAAGTACAGGCTTCTGTGGACATAATGAATACATGGGCACTCCTAGAAATGCTCATTAGTGCTGCTGCTTGCTCTGTTCACTCTTCTTAATGCATTTCCCTACAGCTGCATCTGCTCTGAAATATAACTCTGGTTCTCCATAAAAACTTCTAGACACGTTGCTTTCCATGTAACTATAAAAGTGGCAACCGTGTCAGCGCTGAGGCTTTTTGTCCTCCCAACCCAACCAAGACCAGCAGCTTGTTGGGGCTACCATGGTGTTAGAGTGCTTGCAGGGACAGCTGGACAAAGCAAGTTGagcctgaattttattttatttaaaatgggtTGAAGTGTCCTGTCATTCAAGCCCAACACTGAACAGGCTGTGCTGCGTATTTAAATCGTGgcattaatgtttttttcaggaataaaatGTGCAATTTTGCAAAACCAGTTAACATTTCCATGCTGTTcaaaaaataatcatgaaaatGTGTAGGAAACAGCATGTATGGATCAGCGTTTTTATCTTGATGGTGCTAATAGGCTGCAGAACTGGAATAACCACATAAAGCTGTATCTGGTGCTTTTAGAAATTCACAGAAGTTCCAAAACCATGCAAAAATGCAGCaaatggccagcagggacagggaagggatctgacccctgggctcggcactggggaggccgcccctcgatgagtgggttcagttttgggcccctcactccaaaaaggccattgaatgactcgagtgtgtccagagaagggcaacggagctggtgcagggtctggagcacaggtctgatggggagcggctgagggaactgggggggtttagtctggagaagaggaggctgaggggagacctcctggccctctgcaactccctgaaaggagggtgcagagacgggggatgagtctcttgagccaaggaaccagcgccaggccaagagggaatggcctcaagctgcgccagggcagggtcagactggctcttaggaaggatttctttgcagaaggggctgttgggcgttggaatgggctgcccagggcagggggggagtccccatccctggaggggctgaagagtcgggttgagccagcgctgagggatctggtggagttgggaatggtcagggtgaggttcatggttggactggaggagctttgagggcttttccaaccgagaggattctgggattctgtgaattgcTTGTTTTATTGAGTTAGTATAATGCTTTATTTACAGGAGCTACAAGACATGGGAAAATGCATTTGTCACCCTGAAATTCTTCAGTCATTTCCACAGCTGAAGCATAGTCATCTTTAACCAGTTCATGATTATATCTGTAtcctagaaaaaaacccagcatagaTTAGAAACAGCAACACAAATAACCTGCAgaactgcagctgcagagagTGACTAGGGGAACTGTAGCTGCAGGAACTGCAGCCAAAGTTGCTCGATCGTGTGTGGCTGGGCTACAAAATGGGAAGTGTCTGCTGGCAGTGGGTTCAGAATATGCAGAAGCTGTGCCAGAGTGGTCCCCCAGGGCCATTTGCCCATTCTTGGAGTGCAAAATGGGCTTGTGATTTTTTGCTTGGAAGCAAATCTCAGCGTAGACAAGCCTTTAGCAGTACAGGGTATAGACAAGTTTGGGGATCAGGCCCACTCTTGCAAAGATCCTGTGTGTAAACCTGTACTACTTAGCATGAGCATCTCTTGCATGTTTGTGACAGGTAATGGCTGAATTACAGATGTAAGAGGGTGTGATGCTTGCTGGAGTCAAGGACTTGCCTGCACAGTTAGAGCCCTTTTGAGCACCTCCCTGCGTTTATAAAGTGCACGTGTTCCTTGTGGGAAAACATCAGTGTTAAGAGGCTGCTTGTGTGTTGCCAACAGTGTGCTTTATTAAACTCTTTTATAGAATCAAATTTAACTTGTGAAGAGCATGAAGTTACAAAGGCTGGAGGGAATCAGAATCTGTATGTTTCTAATCCTCAGGTATGAAAACTGTTGTCTTAAACTTTTCCTAGAGTTTTTGTGAAGCTTCTTTCCTACTTTGAGTGATTACTAAAGGCTTATTTACCACAGTTGGTATTTTCAGCAATAAAATGCCTTTACGTTTTACTTTCCGATGTTTTACAAAACCAGTTAATATTCTAAAGCAATGAAAAGCACTAACAAAAGACTGTTCCTCTGTGACAGTTTTCAAACCAAACAGTCTGGCTGTTATTAAGAGAAATGGGAATGTAATTTCCATGTTTATAAACTGTCATAACTAACCACTCTGCCTCATAGAAATTTCTCTGTTAATTCGGACCAAAACTTGTTTCAACATTGATTAGAACTAAAATGTAGGTTTATTACTCAGACTTAAAACTATATTCCCTGCATATAGTAAAATGGTGTCATGGAAATGTGGAGGACTACTTCAAACAGAGGTCCTTAAGATTTCTTAAAACAGAATAGCCCGAGGCAACTGTGAGTGACTTACTGTATAAAAATAGCTGATGCTTTCATCGCTCAGGGCTCTTTGACACATTCAGCTGTAAATAAGTGCTGTTGACTTCCATGGGTATAGTCCTGGATTTAAATTTCAGCTCAAGCACTGTGGTGAGCGGAGACAGAGCTCTCTGCACACTCCAGCACTGAACCCTGCTGTAGCCTCTAACACGTGTTTTTTACTGTCACAAGGCAACATGTATTTTCTGATTTTAGGTTGATCATTTGGCAAGCAAGACGTCTGAGCTTAATATGtcagagagcaggacaagaagtGGAAAGATATTTCAAACCAGCACTGTTAGTACAGTTTTTTTCTCTAGTTCTGTTATTCTTTAAGCCTTCTTTCTGTTCCAAACAGTGAATAAAACTCTCAGCTTTAATACATTTCATGTTGACAGAATGAAATTCTCATCACTTCTAAAATTCCCATTAAATTCAACACATTTGAATTCTTAGTGTCAAAACAATATTCTATTCCAAAGAGTTAAAAGGTGAGTGTTGATGTAGTTAACGCAGGTTGAGAAAGATTCATTAGGATTGATTCATTTCTTGAAAATGCATTTAGCCAATTCTCCCCTGGTTTAATCTGTTGTTGATGGGAGCGTGTGCCAGCGGAGATCCCCAGCCCAGTGTGCCATATGCTTCCTAGCGATTTTACTTGAAAAACATGAGGCCAAAATTCTAACCTCAGCTCTGTGACTCATACCAAGAAAAATAGGTTATTTCTTGGCTTAATCACATTGCAGCAGATAAGTCTTGTAGTCGGTGCTACTTGCAGGGAGCCAGATTCCTCCAGCCTCACCCAGGTGGAGCAGAAGTTGACCTCAGGGTGGAATTTGGCCTTtgggggtggcactgggggcCCCCCCCTCTGTTGCCACTGCCCTCACCAACTGAGCTTGGCAGCTTCAGCTCTGTGAGGCTCTGGGGGGCCTTCACAAGCCCTCCACATCCCAGGGTTCTGCGTTACTGGGAGGTTCTTCTCAGAAAAAGCTGCTCAGTCAATAGCATTCTAGTAAATAAACAAGTGCTCTTCATTTACAGTCAGGAGGGGAAACTGCGTGTCAGGGCCAAGGAGAAACGGACCCTTCCTGTCCCCGCTCAGGAAAGCTCTTCACTAATTTTTAGTGCAGCAGTTCATAAGGATTCATAATGTGCAGCTCAGTCGTTGCCACTAGCTTTCTCCTAAACTAATACTTGCCTTCTTTCTGTAAAGGCTGATGGAAATCAAGTTTGGGAGTATGCAAAATTCATTCTCCAGCAGAATGTTCTAACGAAATCCAGAAGAGAAATTTGTCTGTGTCTTAAATATCTATGTATGAAAGCTGCATGTGAAACTCTGATAGAGTTTGCAACAAATTCGTGAAGCAGAGATGTTAAATTCAGAATATAGAAGTAGTAGGTTCAGTGTTTTTGTAAAGCACTGCTTTTACCGcagaatagaattttttttttttacttctgacgtggtttaaacccagctggcagctgatCACCACACAGCTCCTCACTCACCCTCCTCCACCCCTGGGGAATGGAGAAGGGAGTCGGAGGGGTAAGAGTGGGGAGACTcctaggttgagataaaaacaatttaataattgaaattaaattataacaatagtaataatagaaaatacaaacaagcaatgcacagtgtgattgctcaccacctgctgaccgatgcccagcccgttTCTGGCCAgggatcccagagaagagagagtcCTGAAACCACAGGCCTGGAAGCGAGAGCGAGTTTCCTGATCAACCCCCATCTATCCCCTGAGCACGACGTTGTGTGATCTGGAATATTCCATCGCGCAGTTGGGGCCGTTGCCCTGGCCGTGCTCCctgccagcttcttgtgcacctgcgcaCTGGCAGGACAGGGGAAGTTgcaaagtccttgatttcttagcaacaactaaaaacatcagtgcgttatcagcattcttctcttATCAAATCCCATTCTGAATCCAAaacactgttctagctactaagaaaaaaaaaaaattagctctatcccagctgaaactaggACGACTTCCAACCCCAGGGGCATATGtggtattttttattattcactgatatggaaaaaaaaggaacatcatTCTGAATGCTCGCTATCAtgttatgtttgttttaaaaaaaggttttattcatGCACTTAATACTAGAATTTAAACAAAGCACAGTtgctttaaataattaaaagcacAGCGGAGCTAAA is part of the Strix aluco isolate bStrAlu1 chromosome 30, bStrAlu1.hap1, whole genome shotgun sequence genome and harbors:
- the HORMAD1 gene encoding HORMA domain-containing protein 1 isoform X1 — encoded protein: MATAQKQRDYVSAVVFPSKISTEQQSLMLVKRLLAVAVSCITYLRGIFPESAYGTRYMDDLSVKILREDKNCPGSTQLVKWMLGCYDALQKKYLRMIVLAVYTHPEDPQTITECYHFKFKYTHNGPLLDFSSKDKRNDSTITCADTKKASILLIRKIYVLMQNLGPLPNDVCLTMKLFYYDEVTPSDYQPPGFKEGECEGMIFEGEPLYLNVGEVPTPFHMLKVKVTTEKQRMENIDKSFLKHGETNVPLQVLRVDRDDPEEENQDMNEDPVLDNEVEDRNNVNIAEAQESNLTCEEHEVTKAGGNQNLYVSNPQVDHLASKTSELNMSESRTRSGKIFQTSTVHRLELSSSQDVLPKRRKISEPKEQF
- the HORMAD1 gene encoding HORMA domain-containing protein 1 isoform X2, translated to MATAQKQRDYVSAVVFPSKISTEQQSLMLVKRLLAVAVSCITYLRGIFPESAYGTRYMDDLSVKILREDKNCPGSTQLVKWMLGCYDALQKKYLRMIVLAVYTHPEDPQTITECYHFKFKYTHNGPLLDFSSKDKRNDSTITCADTKKASILLIRKIYVLMQNLGPLPNDVCLTMKLFYYDEVTPSDYQPPGFKEGECEGMIFEGEPLYLNVGEVPTPFHMLKVKVTTEKQRMENIDKSFLKHGETNVPLQVLRVDRDDPEEENQDMNEDPVLDNEVEDRNNVNIAEAQESNLTCEEHEVTKAGGNQNLYVSNPQVHRLELSSSQDVLPKRRKISEPKEQF